In Rhododendron vialii isolate Sample 1 chromosome 9a, ASM3025357v1, the following are encoded in one genomic region:
- the LOC131299952 gene encoding calmodulin-like protein 3: protein MPSIVVRIFLLYNLLNTALLYFIPKKLRTYLPTSWYHQQTPTTTTTNKTTVPPPPLPQPSAAQTLRRMDSGELRRVFQMFDKNGDQKITREELNGSLENMGIFISDQDLTQMIERVDENGDGCVDYEEFGALYNSIMDGRDEGEEDVREAFDVFDKNGDGFIAAEELESVMAALGLERRAVEDCRRMIMKVDGDGDGMVSFDEFKEMMRGGGGGFDALS, encoded by the coding sequence ATGCCATCCATCGTGGTTAGGATTTTCCTTCTTTACAACCTACTGAACACAGCGCTTCTGTACTTCATCCCCAAGAAACTCAGAACATACCTCCCCACTTCTTGGTACCACCAACAAACAcccaccacaaccacaaccaacAAAACCACcgttcctcctcctccactaCCACAGCCCTCGGCGGCACAAACCCTTCGGAGAATGGACTCAGGCGAGCTCCGACGGGTTTTCCAAATGTTCGACAAGAACGGAGACCAGAAGATCACTAGGGAAGAACTCAACGGCTCGTTAGAGAACATGGGTATTTTCATCTCGGATCAAGACTTGACTCAGATGATCGAAAGGGTGGACGAGAACGGAGACGGGTGCGTTGATTATGAGGAGTTCGGGGCGCTTTATAACTCAATAATGGACGGGCGGGACGAGGGAGAGGAGGACGTGAGGGAGGCTTTTGACGTGTTCGATAAGAATGGAGACGGGTTTATCGCGGCGGAGGAGTTGGAGTCGGTGATGGCCGCGTTGGGGTTGGAACGGAGGGCGGTGGAGGACTGCCGGAGGATGATCATGAAGGTGGATGGAGATGGGGATGGGATGGTTAGTTTCGATGAGTTCAAGGAAATGATGagaggcggtggtggtggatttGATGCATTGAGTTGA
- the LOC131299950 gene encoding uncharacterized protein LOC131299950 encodes MCYSHTSSMLWKPFVSSPLPVSATKLIVSASCTKMSFSSESMAINMMSVKKIPISAAATSSNYNVTSDNFGEDTIDSAKGSGTSARGRRLLKVEEEKRKREYDRLHTYPAWAKVLEDACKNDEELRHVLGDSLGNPELMRKRIQERVRKKGRDFNKSKTGSVLAFKVSFRDFNPLGSYIWFELIGSPSDSNVELLGTVIQSWYVMGRLGAYNSSNLQLTNSSMDYNPLYDSVKGSKVMPSSFHDIGDVEFQDNWGRVWVDLGTTDFLAIDILLNCLTVLSSEYLGIQQVVFGGRRIGDWEEGMTSADFGYKSFKI; translated from the exons ATGTGCTACTCCCATACCTCCTCAATGCTGTGGAAGCCATTCGTCTCTTCTCCTCTACCTGTATCAGCAACAAAGCTTATAGTGTCTGCCTCCTGTaccaaaatgagtttttctaGTGAGAGCATGGCTATCAATATGATGTCTGTGAAAAAGATTCCTATTTCTGCAGCAGCAACATCATCAAACTATAATGTCACCAGTGATAATTTTGGGGAAGACACCATTGATTCCGCCAAAGGGTCGGGGACAAGTGCAAGAGGCCGGAGACTGCTTAAGGTTGAGGAGGAGAAGAGGAAACGTGAATATGATCGTCTGCACACCTATCCTGCTTGGGCCAA AGTGCTAGAAGATGCCTGCAAAAATGATGAGGAGCTCCGTCATGTTCTCGGTGATAGCCTTGGGAACCCTGAACTCATGAGGAAAAGG ATTCAAGAAAGGGTTCGAAAGAAGGGTCGAGATTTTaacaaatccaaaacaggatcTGTCCTTGCTTTCAAAGTCAGCTTTAGAGA CTTTAATCCTCTTGGCTCCTACATATGGTTTGAATTAATTGGATCACCATCTGATAGCAATGTTGAACTTCTTGGCACT GTTATTCAGTCATGGTATGTTATGGGGCGACTGGGGGCCTACAATTCTTCTAATCTGCAG TTGACTAATTCATCAATGGACTACAATCCTCTCTATGATTCTGTCAAGGGTTCTAAAGTGATGCCATCATCATTTCATGACATTGGTGATGTCGAGTTCCAGGACAACTGGGGCCGGGTTTG GGTAGACCTTGGTACAACGGATTTCCTTGCAATTGATATACTCCTCAACTGCCTGACTGTGCTGAGTTCAGA ATATTTGGGAATTCAACAAGTAGTTTTTGGCGGTCGCCGAATTG
- the LOC131299951 gene encoding protein FAR1-RELATED SEQUENCE 5-like, producing MASTSGQEFNSNRTYRSWLAETFDGHETAEDDLLAYPNGHNDNMEPCIGNLPTSLEPLEPYVGMEFESAEDARAFYEMYGRHLGFTIRNNRTRRSLKDSSIIGREFVCSKEGFRKREKRIIPSRPATREGCNALLRIAAKDGGKWVIYGFVKEHNHELNPSKVPPRRSHRVAFSEDEKDLKIRELSTELHRERKRSAAYQEQLQMVLKYVEEHTQRLSLNVQAVLNQVRQIESEVLDDLDSD from the exons ATGGCAAGCACTTCGGGCCAAGAGTTCAATTCAAACCGAACCTATAGGAGTTGGTTAGCTGAAACATTTGATGGTCATGAAACAGCAGAAGATGACCTATTAGCTTATCCAAATGGGCACAATGATAACATGGAACCATGTATCGGCAATTTACCCACAAGTTTGGAACCTTTAGAACCATATGTTGGCATGGAGTTTGAATCAGCAGAAGATGCTAGGGCATTCTATGAGATGTATGGACGACATCTGGGCTTTACTATACGGAATAATCGGACACGTCGATCACTTAAAGACAGCTCAATAATAGGCCGGGAGTTTGTTTGTTCAAAAGAAGGTTTccgaaaaagagaaaaaagaattaTTCCATCACGGCCTGCTACTAGAGAGGGATGCAATGCGTTGTTGAGGATAGCTGCAAAAGATGGAGGAAAGTGGGTCATATATGGTTTTGTCAAAGAGCATAATCATGAACTCAATCCTAGCAAAGTACCACCCCGACGATCACACAGGGTTGCATTCAGTGAG GACGAGAAAGATCTTAAGATCCGGGAACTATCCACGGAGCTACATCGCGAGAGAAAAAGATCTGCTGCTTATCAAGAACAGCTGCAGATGGTTTTGAAATATGTTGAGGAACACACTCAGCGGCTATCGTTGAATGTACAAGCAGTTTTGAACCAAGTGAGACAAATTGAATCTGAAGTGCTAGATGATTTAGACTCCGACTAA